The genomic DNA CAACTCGCCGAAAAGATCGAACGGTTAGGGGCGAGCATTTCTTCGAGTTCGTCGGACGATTTTACGATCGTTGCGGCGTCGAGTTTATCTCTCTATGCGACCGAGGTGCTCCACCTAATGGCAGAGGTCGTACTGCGGCCGACATTTCCGGAGGAGGAACTGGATCTTTATCGCAGAAATACGGTCGAGAATCTCAAATTTCAGCGATCCCAGCCCGGTTTTCTCGCCGGCGAACAGGCAGCGAGGCTTGTTTACGGCAAACATCCGTATTCGAAAGTATCACCTAGTGCCGAAGACATCGAAAAGCTGACCCGAGAGCAGGTCGTGAAATTTCACACCGCTCGATTTGTTCCGAATAACGCGATGTTCATCGTGGTCGGTGATGTCAACAAAGACGAATTTCTCGCGGACCTGAATGAACTTTTTGGTGATTGGGAGCAGGGAAGCGGCGTGTCGCACGATTTTCCGGAACCGCCCGAGCGAAATGCACGCAGCATCACGATCGTTGACAGGCCGGGCTCGGCCCAGTCGAATATCGTACTCACGAACCTCGGCGTCAAACGCGACGACCCTGATTATTTCCCGCTGATCGTGATGAACCAAGTGCTCGGTGCCGGAGCTTCTTCACGAATATTTATGAATCTTCGTGAGGAAAAGGGATATACATACGGAGCATACACCCGGCTCGAAACAAAGAAACTCGCAGGCGAAATTGAGGCGACCGCTGAAGTTCGAACGGCCGTTACCGGTGATTCGCTGAAAGAGTTTTTCTACGAATTGGAGCGGATCCGAACTGAACCGGTCGGCGACGAAGAGCTTGCCGACGCTAAGAATTTCCTGACCGGCGTTTTTCCGCTGCGTGCCGAGACCCAAAGCGGCATGACCACGCTGATCGTCAATCAGCACCTCTACGGCTTGCCTGATGACTATCTCCAAACATATCGCGATCACGTGGATGCAGTAACGCCCGAACAAGTTCTGGCAGTTGCTCAAAAGTGTGTTCGGCCGGATGAAATGGCGATCGTGATAGTCGGTGATGCCGAGGAAGTTTTGCCGCAGGTCGAAAGCTATGCGGCGAGTGTCGAAATATTCGACACCGATGGACATCCTCAGGATGTCGAAAAGTACAAAATGAACAATAATGATCAAGGGACAGCAAATGTTGCCGGAAAATGGTCGCTGATGGTCGATTTTCAAGGTCAGCAATTGCCGGTTTCTCTAACTCTCGAGCAGAACGGCGAAAGTGTTACTGGTGTCCTGGAAACAATGCTCGGCAATGGCGATATTACAGGCGGTATGGTGACGGGCAGCAAACTCGCCGCGACAGCCAATGCTGAAATGCAGGGGCAGCCGATCGAATTTGCGATCTCCGGGAAGGTCGACGGCAACGCAATGAGCGGTACGCTATCGGCACCGATCGTCCCCGACCCGCTGCCGTTCACGGGAACGCGATAGGATTTGCCACAAAATACACGAAAGGCACGAAATAAGAGATCCTATTTCGTGCCTTTCGTTTGTTTCGCTGGCCAATATCCTGCATCTGCTCGGTGAATTGGATGATCGCGAAGTTTGCCCCTGACGGATCGGCAACCATCGACATTCGGCCGACCCCCGGTGCGTCAAACGGCGGAACTTGGACGCTGCCGCCATTTGCCGTGATCTTTGCGACAGTATCGTCCGCATTGTCGACGGCAACGTACGTTGCCCAATGCGATGGCAGACCGCCCCAATCGTCGCCTTCCATGCTCATCATGCCGCCGGTTGCAGTACCGTCTACTATGATCTCTTTATAGTCCATTCCGGCCGCTACCTTCGATTGTTCAAGCGTCCAATCAAAGAGCTTTGTATAAAAATCGAGGGCCGCTCCGAGATCTTTCGTTCGGAGTTCTCGCCAACAGATATCACCATGTTTAGGAATTTCAAAATCAGCCATTGTGCCCTCCTTCTGCCATCTTAAATGTCGATATCATCGCTCCGGTCGGATCTTGAATGATCGCCATTCTGCCGGTATTTGGTATATCCATTGGCCCGTGAACGACCTTTCCGCCGAGTTCCACCGCTAATTTCGCATTTTCGTCGACGTCGTCGACTGCAACATATGTCATAAAATGCGGCGGCGGCAGGGGTTGTCCCTCGACGCACATCTCAGGTGTGATCTCATAGAGTCCTCCGGCCGGATAATCACCACCGGTTGAGTACTCGTGATAGGCGAATATCCCGTCGGTCGCGTTGCTGTCCTTAAATTTCCATCCGAATACGTTCGTGTAAAATTCCTTACACTTTGCCGCGTCAGAACTGGCGATCTCGGTCCAGCAAAAACTACCCGTCGCGGGTCCGGCAAATCCACTTGCTTCTTGTGCCATAGTTTTTCTCCTATTATTGGTTTTACGAAATGTTCGAGTATATTGTCCCAATGCGCATTTTTACGCAAGGGAAAAGATATTAGTTCAATGGGAGTTAAGAAAACGCTTTGAGCTGCGGGCGGGAGCATTCTCTGCCTCATGGAGTAAGGCGGACGGGGCGATCCGCAGCTCAAAACTTCGTGTGTGCCCGGATAGGGCACTTATCCTGCTCGACGCATCGGCACGGCGGTACCTGCGTTCCGATTCAATGTCTGTAAATGATCGATCAGATCCGACGCAGCCCGTTTTGAAAGCTCATCAACCCGGCATTTGAGCAGCTGTGAACATTCCTGTTCGGCATCAAGATCCGCTTCGCGGGCGATCGCACGTATCATGCCGAGCTGTTTTGCCGTCACCATGTCGCCAAGGCTCTTCGCGACGGGATCGCTGAATTGACGCGTTTCGCTGATCTGAACGACATCGTCCTGCTCGACCAGATCGAATTCCTTTTTATAAAGCTCACGGGCGATGCCGAATTTTACGGCCGCACGTTTCAGGGCGTCGTGTTCGGCTTTCTTGATCCCGGTCTCACTGGCCGTCTTGCCGGTCCCGACACCTTCGCGGGTAATTCCATCGATGGTTATCGCTACCGTTACAGTAATAATGTCGCCGATCGGCCGGATGTCCTTCACCGTATGGCCCCAATTCGGAGCGTGTTCATCGAGTATGTCGGCTACCGTATGCCATTCGACATATTCGACCATGTGCATCTGGCCGTTGCGGTCGCGGCGTCCGGCTCGCTGCCGGATCAAATGCGGGTCAACGGTCTTGCGAAGTTCACGCAAGGTCG from Acidobacteriota bacterium includes the following:
- a CDS encoding insulinase family protein, encoding MTPELRKIAPAPLAPVAFEIPKPIQTTLKNGVRVVIFQDERLPLVSYRLAFHSGDIHDPRDMTGLTSAMTSMLTEGTSEYTSLQLAEKIERLGASISSSSSDDFTIVAASSLSLYATEVLHLMAEVVLRPTFPEEELDLYRRNTVENLKFQRSQPGFLAGEQAARLVYGKHPYSKVSPSAEDIEKLTREQVVKFHTARFVPNNAMFIVVGDVNKDEFLADLNELFGDWEQGSGVSHDFPEPPERNARSITIVDRPGSAQSNIVLTNLGVKRDDPDYFPLIVMNQVLGAGASSRIFMNLREEKGYTYGAYTRLETKKLAGEIEATAEVRTAVTGDSLKEFFYELERIRTEPVGDEELADAKNFLTGVFPLRAETQSGMTTLIVNQHLYGLPDDYLQTYRDHVDAVTPEQVLAVAQKCVRPDEMAIVIVGDAEEVLPQVESYAASVEIFDTDGHPQDVEKYKMNNNDQGTANVAGKWSLMVDFQGQQLPVSLTLEQNGESVTGVLETMLGNGDITGGMVTGSKLAATANAEMQGQPIEFAISGKVDGNAMSGTLSAPIVPDPLPFTGTR
- a CDS encoding VOC family protein; protein product: MADFEIPKHGDICWRELRTKDLGAALDFYTKLFDWTLEQSKVAAGMDYKEIIVDGTATGGMMSMEGDDWGGLPSHWATYVAVDNADDTVAKITANGGSVQVPPFDAPGVGRMSMVADPSGANFAIIQFTEQMQDIGQRNKRKARNRISYFVPFVYFVANPIAFP
- a CDS encoding VOC family protein; the encoded protein is MAQEASGFAGPATGSFCWTEIASSDAAKCKEFYTNVFGWKFKDSNATDGIFAYHEYSTGGDYPAGGLYEITPEMCVEGQPLPPPHFMTYVAVDDVDENAKLAVELGGKVVHGPMDIPNTGRMAIIQDPTGAMISTFKMAEGGHNG